From the genome of Streptomyces sp. NBC_01116, one region includes:
- a CDS encoding DUF6332 family protein: MDMGRESRWEKDAVTVEIAFALVTAAVLAGVISASAWALVLVLDLSGSARKGLLVGGALLGAVAGVWRLVRVLLRFDEQRRMGH, encoded by the coding sequence ATGGACATGGGGCGTGAGTCGCGGTGGGAGAAGGACGCGGTGACGGTGGAGATCGCTTTCGCCCTGGTGACTGCCGCCGTGCTGGCTGGAGTGATCTCTGCCTCCGCCTGGGCGCTCGTCCTGGTTCTTGACCTCTCTGGATCGGCGAGGAAAGGCCTGTTGGTGGGCGGTGCACTGCTCGGTGCGGTGGCCGGAGTGTGGCGTCTGGTACGGGTGCTGCTCCGGTTCGACGAGCAGCGCCGCATGGGCCACTGA
- a CDS encoding AMP-binding protein: MPAPQFRNYVEIILEGLADESGRDVLVDGDRRMGAGEFRSLVHRLARALRERGVGPGRTVTLLCGNLPETIAVRYAVNLLGAHFNHLYNRLACDVQALMMADVETYALIVDPRLAGRAAELVRAVAPIERVLLLGKAPEQGGPGHEHAAESLGEDLLALAAEQPDAPVESAARPDDLCFIRHSGGTTGHPKGVRSTFARMQGGVARTRELFSGTGRRDLVCTPLSHAAGFIADGTLSAGGTVVLHYAFDPAEVLATITRERITNMMLLPPLLYQVLDHPDAARTDTSSLQQITYGGTPSSPARIAEAVRLFGPVLQQGYGQFEAGAVSVLPAAEHDPDHPDVLRTAGRPVPGVEVEIRDETGRVLPAGRVGEICVRSEMVFEGYWKNPDLTAQVLRDGWVHTGDLGSLDTRGYLTVVDRIKDMIAVVGGHVYTTELEDFLNTHPAVRQSAVYGVKGTGGYEHIHASVVTAPGAPVTSDDLRTWVREGRGAMYEPDRVDFTGALPLTDAGKPDKKLLRAEAPSRG, translated from the coding sequence ATGCCCGCGCCGCAGTTCCGCAACTATGTGGAGATCATCCTGGAGGGCCTGGCCGACGAGTCCGGCCGCGACGTCCTGGTGGACGGGGACCGGCGTATGGGCGCCGGTGAATTCCGGTCCCTGGTCCACCGGTTGGCGCGAGCGCTGCGGGAGCGCGGGGTGGGACCGGGCCGTACGGTCACCCTCCTGTGCGGAAACCTGCCCGAGACGATCGCGGTGCGGTACGCGGTCAACCTGCTCGGCGCGCACTTCAACCACCTCTACAACCGGCTCGCCTGCGACGTGCAGGCCCTGATGATGGCCGACGTGGAGACGTACGCCCTGATCGTCGACCCGCGTCTGGCCGGCCGGGCCGCCGAACTGGTCCGCGCCGTCGCCCCGATCGAGCGCGTCCTGCTCCTGGGCAAGGCCCCCGAACAAGGCGGCCCTGGTCACGAGCACGCTGCGGAAAGCCTGGGCGAGGACCTCCTGGCGCTCGCAGCAGAACAGCCGGACGCCCCCGTGGAGAGCGCCGCGCGCCCCGACGACCTGTGCTTCATCCGGCACTCGGGCGGAACCACCGGGCATCCCAAGGGAGTTCGCAGCACCTTCGCCCGGATGCAGGGCGGAGTCGCGCGCACGAGGGAGCTGTTCAGCGGCACGGGGCGGCGGGACTTGGTGTGCACCCCGTTGTCGCACGCAGCCGGATTCATCGCGGACGGCACTCTCTCCGCCGGGGGCACGGTCGTGCTGCACTACGCGTTCGACCCGGCCGAGGTCCTCGCCACGATCACGCGTGAGCGGATCACCAACATGATGCTGCTGCCCCCGCTGCTCTACCAGGTCCTGGACCACCCCGACGCCGCGCGCACCGATACCTCCAGCCTCCAGCAGATCACCTACGGCGGGACCCCCTCCTCCCCGGCGCGCATCGCCGAGGCCGTGCGCCTCTTCGGGCCTGTTCTCCAGCAGGGTTACGGGCAGTTCGAGGCCGGTGCCGTGAGCGTGCTGCCCGCCGCCGAGCACGATCCCGACCACCCCGACGTCCTGCGCACCGCCGGGCGACCCGTGCCGGGGGTCGAGGTCGAGATCCGCGACGAGACCGGCCGCGTGCTGCCCGCCGGTCGGGTCGGGGAGATCTGCGTACGCTCGGAGATGGTGTTCGAGGGATACTGGAAGAACCCCGACCTCACTGCCCAGGTCCTGCGCGACGGGTGGGTGCACACCGGCGACCTCGGCTCCCTGGACACCCGGGGGTATCTGACCGTCGTCGACCGGATCAAGGACATGATCGCGGTCGTGGGCGGCCACGTGTACACCACCGAACTGGAGGACTTCCTCAACACGCACCCCGCCGTACGGCAGTCCGCGGTCTACGGGGTGAAGGGAACCGGCGGATACGAGCACATCCACGCGTCGGTCGTCACCGCCCCCGGTGCCCCTGTGACCAGCGACGACCTGCGGACCTGGGTACGGGAGGGGCGGGGCGCCATGTACGAGCCCGACCGCGTCGACTTCACCGGCGCCCTGCCGCTGACTGACGCGGGCAAGCCCGACAAGAAGCTCCTGAGGGCCGAAGCCCCGAGCCGGGGCTGA
- the wecB gene encoding non-hydrolyzing UDP-N-acetylglucosamine 2-epimerase: protein MVLGTRPEVVKLAGVIRGLGSDARVVHTGQHYDDALSGEIFRGLGLPEPRVSVRRIGGLPRVEQMSSMIDQLGRAFEAARPAVVVVQGDTNSASAGAQAAHYLGIEVLHVEAGLRSHDRTMPEEINRRIIGVLADVHCAPTEGAVAHLRAEGVEPHRIHLTGNTVVEAVRASLPGPAARTAVLRAHGLRSGGFVLATVHRPENTDDPERLRLILGELAGLGLPVLLPIHPRTAARARQYGLDGLLAALCVVEPVDHATFLALAHEARLLVSDSGGVQEECTVLKRPLVVVRNNTERPEAMDSGFAVLAAPGPDIGFRARALLDAPGLAARLAATASPFGDGRAGDRIVGLIRTLVERAVPPTRRASDRPAAAAPGVRPATLPSPAGTPAGPHPPGGNPCTDHPMPEEPRPEAFSPPPEAATTSTSSC, encoded by the coding sequence GTGGTGCTGGGCACCCGGCCGGAAGTGGTGAAGCTGGCCGGTGTGATCCGCGGGCTCGGGTCCGACGCGCGGGTGGTGCACACAGGACAGCACTACGACGACGCGTTGTCGGGCGAGATCTTCCGCGGGCTGGGACTGCCGGAGCCGCGGGTGAGCGTCCGGCGGATCGGCGGGCTGCCGCGCGTCGAGCAGATGAGTTCCATGATCGATCAACTCGGCCGGGCGTTCGAGGCCGCGCGTCCCGCGGTCGTGGTGGTGCAGGGGGACACCAACTCCGCTTCGGCCGGGGCCCAGGCGGCTCACTACCTGGGGATCGAGGTGCTCCACGTGGAGGCGGGGCTCCGTTCGCACGACCGGACCATGCCGGAGGAGATCAACCGCCGGATCATCGGCGTGCTCGCCGACGTGCACTGCGCGCCCACCGAGGGCGCCGTGGCGCATCTGCGGGCCGAGGGCGTCGAGCCGCACCGGATCCACCTCACCGGCAACACCGTCGTCGAGGCGGTTCGCGCTTCGCTGCCCGGCCCCGCGGCCAGGACGGCCGTGCTACGGGCGCACGGACTGCGCTCCGGCGGATTCGTCCTCGCGACCGTGCACCGGCCGGAGAACACCGACGATCCGGAACGGCTCCGGCTGATCCTCGGCGAACTGGCGGGACTCGGGCTGCCGGTGCTGCTGCCGATCCACCCGCGGACCGCCGCGCGGGCACGGCAGTACGGACTGGACGGGCTGCTGGCGGCACTGTGCGTGGTCGAGCCGGTCGACCACGCCACCTTCCTCGCGCTGGCGCACGAGGCACGCCTGCTGGTCTCCGACTCCGGCGGCGTGCAGGAGGAGTGCACCGTACTCAAGAGGCCCCTCGTCGTCGTCCGCAACAACACCGAACGGCCCGAGGCGATGGACAGCGGCTTCGCCGTGCTGGCCGCACCCGGACCGGACATCGGCTTCCGGGCCCGCGCGCTGCTGGACGCCCCCGGTCTCGCGGCCCGGCTCGCGGCCACCGCCTCGCCGTTCGGCGACGGCCGGGCCGGCGACCGCATCGTCGGTCTCATCCGCACCCTCGTCGAGCGAGCGGTGCCACCTACGCGCCGGGCATCCGACAGACCAGCGGCGGCGGCCCCCGGCGTTCGTCCCGCCACGCTGCCCTCGCCGGCCGGAACACCGGCCGGCCCGCATCCCCCTGGAGGCAACCCTTGTACCGACCACCCCATGCCGGAGGAGCCACGGCCGGAGGCGTTCTCGCCGCCACCGGAAGCGGCGACAACTTCTACCTCGTCGTGCTGA
- a CDS encoding DUF4192 domain-containing protein, which yields MNKHQESTGRAGEQQITLRGPAELADALPYLMGFYPNDSVVMVALHGGRGRFGGRLRLGIPQAPGEWGPVADQLAECLVSGSERREGRPDAIVVFLCQDSPDGSGGRLTMERLRPFAQRLRTACGALDVPVLEALCISDGRYWSYCCPDLRCCPDQGNPLAMPGTTVMAAAAAYAGVHVRGTLRDMEARLQPWRTPAAVTAQEEALDRAAPALIPRLLDERARGEVATETLRTARTLMARIEEAQPAPPALSDAGDDQLIGSDEAAAIILGLQDRETRDKAAAWMEGAEAQAALRLWRTLARRCVGPYGEHAAAPLTLAGWVSWSTGDEPGARVALALALRADPDYTFAQLLHRACNEGLDPEALRRCLREAAVEGASPDARAVEAVMDTADDRGATSPRVRRVRPRPDGGRGQGRAHRRPSGERVKASSGSPRPWASAAGRRSREARRYGRRGSRTRR from the coding sequence ATGAACAAGCACCAGGAATCCACCGGCCGGGCCGGGGAGCAGCAGATCACCCTGCGCGGCCCCGCCGAGCTGGCCGACGCCCTCCCGTATCTCATGGGCTTCTATCCCAACGACAGCGTCGTGATGGTCGCGCTGCACGGCGGCCGGGGCCGTTTCGGCGGCCGGCTCCGCCTCGGAATTCCGCAGGCGCCCGGTGAATGGGGGCCGGTCGCCGACCAGTTGGCGGAGTGTCTGGTATCCGGGAGCGAGCGCCGCGAAGGACGGCCCGACGCGATCGTGGTCTTCCTCTGCCAGGACTCCCCGGACGGGTCGGGCGGCCGACTGACCATGGAGCGGCTCAGGCCGTTCGCGCAACGCCTGCGCACGGCGTGCGGAGCACTCGACGTTCCGGTCCTCGAAGCGCTCTGCATCTCCGACGGCCGTTACTGGTCCTACTGCTGCCCCGACCTCCGATGCTGCCCCGACCAGGGAAACCCGCTGGCCATGCCCGGCACCACGGTGATGGCCGCGGCCGCCGCCTACGCGGGCGTCCATGTGCGGGGCACGTTGCGCGACATGGAGGCGCGGCTCCAGCCGTGGCGGACCCCAGCAGCCGTGACCGCGCAGGAGGAGGCACTGGACAGGGCGGCACCGGCGTTGATCCCGAGGCTCCTCGACGAGCGGGCCAGGGGCGAGGTCGCGACGGAGACCCTCCGGACGGCGCGCACGCTCATGGCCCGCATCGAGGAGGCACAGCCCGCGCCGCCCGCGCTCTCGGACGCCGGGGACGACCAGTTGATCGGCTCCGACGAGGCCGCGGCCATCATCCTCGGGCTCCAGGACCGGGAGACCCGGGACAAGGCCGCCGCCTGGATGGAGGGCGCGGAAGCACAAGCGGCCCTGCGGCTGTGGCGGACGCTGGCACGGCGTTGCGTCGGACCGTACGGGGAGCACGCCGCCGCCCCGCTCACCCTGGCGGGCTGGGTCTCCTGGTCCACGGGCGACGAACCCGGCGCGCGGGTCGCCCTGGCCCTGGCACTGCGCGCCGATCCCGACTACACGTTCGCCCAGCTGCTGCATCGGGCCTGCAACGAAGGACTCGACCCCGAGGCCCTGCGCCGCTGCCTGCGCGAGGCCGCGGTCGAAGGGGCGAGTCCCGATGCCCGGGCCGTGGAGGCGGTGATGGACACCGCCGACGACCGGGGCGCCACGTCGCCGCGCGTTCGCAGGGTCCGCCCACGGCCCGACGGGGGCCGGGGGCAGGGGCGCGCTCACCGGCGCCCAAGTGGAGAGCGGGTGAAGGCGTCATCCGGTTCGCCCCGCCCCTGGGCCTCGGCGGCCGGACGGCGGTCGCGTGAGGCCCGGCGCTACGGCCGCCGGGGCAGCAGGACGCGACGATGA